A stretch of the Syntrophorhabdales bacterium genome encodes the following:
- a CDS encoding TRAP transporter substrate-binding protein → MKQVRIFCFFLFLLYVVSGMFSPAGAAETKVITLKVANWFPITHQQNVLLEQWGKDLEKRTGGKVKVNYYAGGTLVPAAQCYDAVVKDIADVSNHVLGYTMGRFPFSQVLDLPIGTPPGPAATKIANQMYAKFKPKEFDDVHVLWFHGQPGGYLHTKTKPVEKLDDVKGLKLRCYGSNAKFVGLIGGTPVAMPMPDVYDALAKGVVDGLMSSYEALEGFRTGEHVKYSTENTSTAYSATFIVAMNKKKFASLPKDVQDIIDKMSPEYIEKYGKMWADIDISGKDWLIKRGDKIITLSHEEDARWYDKGAKPLVDEYVKEMKAKGMPGDEAVKFLLESFKQYRK, encoded by the coding sequence ATGAAACAGGTTCGGATTTTTTGTTTTTTTCTTTTCCTGCTCTACGTGGTGTCAGGTATGTTCAGCCCAGCCGGCGCTGCAGAGACAAAAGTCATTACCCTGAAAGTCGCCAACTGGTTTCCCATCACACATCAGCAGAACGTCCTTCTGGAGCAATGGGGTAAAGATCTGGAGAAGCGCACCGGCGGTAAGGTTAAGGTTAACTATTACGCCGGTGGCACCCTCGTGCCCGCCGCGCAGTGCTACGATGCCGTCGTAAAGGACATCGCCGATGTGAGCAACCATGTTCTTGGCTATACCATGGGGAGGTTTCCTTTCTCTCAAGTTCTGGATCTTCCGATTGGGACCCCACCCGGTCCGGCCGCTACAAAAATTGCCAACCAGATGTATGCCAAGTTCAAACCCAAAGAATTCGATGACGTGCACGTGCTCTGGTTTCACGGGCAGCCTGGCGGTTACCTCCACACGAAGACCAAACCGGTTGAAAAACTGGATGATGTGAAAGGGCTAAAACTGAGATGCTATGGATCGAATGCTAAATTCGTAGGTCTGATAGGAGGTACACCGGTGGCCATGCCTATGCCGGACGTCTATGACGCCCTTGCAAAAGGGGTTGTGGACGGCCTTATGTCCAGTTACGAGGCCCTGGAAGGTTTCAGGACGGGCGAGCACGTAAAGTACTCTACAGAGAACACCTCGACTGCATACTCCGCGACCTTTATTGTCGCAATGAACAAAAAGAAATTCGCCTCTCTTCCTAAAGATGTACAGGACATTATCGACAAGATGAGCCCCGAGTACATAGAGAAGTATGGCAAGATGTGGGCGGACATAGACATCTCGGGAAAAGACTGGCTCATTAAGAGAGGTGACAAGATTATCACGCTGAGCCACGAAGAAGATGCGCGCTGGTATGATAAGGGCGCTAAGCCTCTTGTTGATGAGTATGTGAAGGAGATGAAGGCAAAGGGAATGCCGGGTGATGAGGCTGTGAAGTTTCTCCTCGAATCCTTTAAACAGTACAGAAAGTAG
- a CDS encoding TRAP transporter small permease yields MRAFISATFKSSGVLNTVGGVVLALMMLLTVLDVILRYVGKAITGTFELMSFGGALVAGFAIAQTSLDGAHVNVDMITHALSKTGRRILTVLTKLLGLGVFLLLAWSLYLKGNDLYSTGEVSLTLHVPFYPVAYALSLSSLVECLVLVSDILKAIFKGAEHE; encoded by the coding sequence ATGCGCGCATTCATCAGTGCTACGTTTAAATCAAGCGGAGTGCTGAATACGGTGGGGGGAGTTGTCCTGGCATTGATGATGCTTCTTACCGTTCTTGACGTGATACTGCGATACGTGGGAAAAGCGATCACAGGCACCTTTGAGCTCATGTCCTTCGGAGGCGCTCTTGTGGCCGGTTTTGCAATTGCCCAGACCTCTCTTGACGGTGCGCATGTGAACGTGGACATGATCACCCATGCTCTCTCGAAGACGGGAAGGAGAATTCTGACGGTACTCACGAAACTCCTCGGGCTCGGGGTGTTCCTTCTCCTTGCGTGGTCGTTGTATCTGAAGGGGAATGATCTTTACAGTACAGGGGAGGTTTCCCTCACCTTGCACGTCCCTTTCTATCCTGTTGCATATGCCCTGTCTCTTTCGAGTCTGGTTGAATGTCTTGTCCTCGTAAGTGATATTCTCAAAGCGATCTTCAAGGGGGCCGAGCATGAATGA
- a CDS encoding acyl-CoA dehydrogenase family protein, whose amino-acid sequence MFELTPEQRDIKQAACEFAEKEFRDVARELDDNERFDDKLWKKAAELGFLGMFIEEQYGGAGLGHFEQCLVIEEFARVDTGIAQCMVASYFGTQLIKLFGTESQKQKYLRPVCEGTWRAGMASTEPDAGSDVAAITTTAVKDGDDYVISGNKMFITNGSIGNFLLVLCVTDPKNPRKHDRLSTIIVETDRPGYEANRLHGKLSIRCSDTCEVAFKDVRVPKENLVGVEGRGFYQLMDFFNRARLDGGAGLAVGTAQGALDKAIAHVRKRKAFGGTLASLQIVQAKIAEMATLVEAGRSLLYRAALAVDRGEVDPALIAMAKWYTCEIAVKVSDESIQLHGGYGILKEYDVEHYWRDAKVLEIFEGTKEVEKVLIGRKLLQRS is encoded by the coding sequence ATGTTCGAACTTACCCCGGAACAGAGAGATATCAAACAGGCTGCGTGTGAATTTGCAGAAAAAGAGTTCAGGGATGTGGCCCGCGAGCTGGACGATAACGAGCGCTTCGACGACAAGCTCTGGAAGAAAGCGGCTGAGCTTGGATTTCTCGGAATGTTCATAGAGGAACAATACGGAGGAGCAGGCCTGGGCCATTTCGAACAATGCCTTGTTATAGAAGAGTTTGCAAGGGTAGATACGGGTATCGCGCAGTGCATGGTGGCTTCCTATTTCGGCACGCAGTTGATAAAGCTTTTCGGAACAGAAAGCCAGAAACAGAAATACCTGCGTCCTGTGTGCGAGGGAACGTGGCGAGCGGGTATGGCGTCCACCGAACCCGACGCAGGGAGCGACGTGGCGGCTATCACGACCACCGCTGTCAAAGATGGTGATGACTACGTCATTTCAGGAAATAAAATGTTCATCACCAATGGCAGCATAGGCAACTTTCTTCTGGTGCTTTGCGTTACCGACCCAAAGAATCCGCGGAAGCACGATCGCCTCAGCACGATCATCGTGGAAACCGATCGACCCGGATACGAAGCGAACAGGCTCCATGGTAAACTCTCAATAAGGTGCTCCGATACCTGCGAAGTCGCATTTAAAGATGTGCGGGTTCCGAAGGAAAACCTCGTGGGCGTTGAGGGTAGAGGCTTTTACCAGCTCATGGATTTTTTCAATCGTGCGCGCCTTGACGGCGGGGCCGGCCTTGCGGTCGGCACGGCGCAGGGAGCTCTCGATAAAGCGATAGCACATGTTCGCAAGCGGAAAGCGTTTGGCGGGACGCTCGCCAGTCTCCAGATTGTGCAGGCCAAGATTGCAGAAATGGCTACGCTGGTAGAGGCGGGCAGGAGTCTTCTCTATCGCGCGGCTCTCGCAGTGGATCGGGGCGAAGTAGACCCCGCGCTGATCGCGATGGCCAAGTGGTACACATGCGAAATAGCGGTCAAAGTATCGGATGAATCAATACAGCTCCACGGAGGCTACGGCATCCTCAAAGAGTATGATGTGGAGCATTACTGGAGGGATGCCAAGGTGCTTGAGATTTTTGAAGGCACCAAGGAGGTGGAGAAGGTACTGATTGGAAGAAAGCTGTTGCAACGCTCTTGA
- a CDS encoding long-chain-fatty-acid--CoA ligase: MTIGDLLARNANKFPEKPAIVSEEVSMNYRRLNERVNRLANALVHAGLKKGDRVGALVHNSHQFLEIYFAAAKTGGIFCPYNNHLKAPELKEVINYSTPKFLFLDRDYGEMIDVLKPDLATVERYICLQQPESPFMDSYELTLDAAAGSEPAGMVGENDVLSIFFTAGTTGKPKGAVRTHRHLLSDAAAGVIELKVDYDERVLITFPLYHVAGEDNIVRHVFMANTFHIKREGGFDPVEILSYIARERITRCQMVPTMIHSLLQVPDVSKFDLASLRLILYAAAPMPVELLKRALAVFPCGFAQLYGQTETGPLTTVLRPEDHILDGSEEKQKRLASSGRAVVNYEVRIVDDHDNDVPVGEVGEIIVRSEAMMREYWQMPEETAKKLKDGWLHTGDLGRVDEEGYVYIVERKNDLIISGGVNIYPREVEEVLYRHPAVSEASVVGVADEHWGEVVKAVVVLRNGSEATESEIKEFCGQHLAGYKKPKSVDFWKELPKSPQGKVLKKEIRAHYATPVK; this comes from the coding sequence ATGACTATAGGGGATCTGCTCGCGAGAAACGCCAATAAATTTCCCGAAAAGCCTGCCATTGTCTCAGAAGAAGTCTCCATGAACTACCGCAGACTGAATGAGCGGGTGAACCGCCTCGCGAATGCTCTGGTTCACGCAGGACTCAAGAAGGGAGACAGAGTCGGAGCCCTCGTTCACAACTCCCACCAATTTCTTGAAATTTATTTCGCTGCGGCGAAGACAGGCGGTATTTTTTGCCCTTACAACAATCACCTGAAGGCGCCGGAGCTAAAAGAAGTAATCAACTACTCTACACCGAAGTTTCTTTTTCTTGACAGAGATTATGGCGAGATGATAGACGTGCTCAAACCCGATCTGGCGACCGTTGAGCGATACATCTGCCTGCAGCAGCCGGAGTCGCCCTTTATGGATTCGTACGAGCTCACGCTCGACGCGGCTGCCGGTAGCGAACCAGCTGGCATGGTGGGTGAAAACGATGTGTTGTCTATTTTTTTCACAGCCGGGACCACCGGAAAGCCAAAGGGTGCGGTAAGGACACACCGGCACCTGCTGTCTGATGCGGCGGCAGGCGTTATCGAATTGAAGGTCGACTACGATGAGAGGGTGCTGATCACCTTTCCTCTTTACCATGTGGCTGGTGAAGACAACATCGTTCGTCACGTGTTCATGGCCAACACGTTCCATATCAAGCGGGAAGGGGGTTTTGACCCGGTTGAGATCCTGTCCTACATAGCCCGGGAAAGGATAACCCGCTGTCAGATGGTGCCGACCATGATTCACAGCCTTCTTCAGGTTCCGGATGTCAGTAAATTCGACCTGGCAAGCCTGCGCCTGATCCTGTATGCTGCTGCGCCTATGCCGGTAGAACTGCTCAAGCGAGCTTTGGCGGTTTTCCCCTGCGGATTTGCGCAACTCTACGGCCAGACCGAAACAGGGCCCCTGACGACTGTACTCAGGCCGGAGGATCACATACTTGACGGGTCTGAAGAGAAACAGAAGAGGCTTGCCTCATCTGGAAGGGCGGTAGTCAATTACGAGGTCAGGATCGTGGATGATCATGACAATGATGTGCCTGTCGGGGAGGTAGGCGAGATTATTGTCCGCAGTGAAGCCATGATGAGGGAGTATTGGCAGATGCCTGAAGAGACGGCAAAGAAGCTGAAGGACGGCTGGCTGCATACTGGCGATTTGGGGCGGGTGGACGAAGAGGGGTACGTCTACATCGTGGAGAGAAAGAACGACCTCATCATCTCGGGAGGCGTGAACATATACCCGAGGGAAGTAGAGGAAGTGTTATATCGCCACCCGGCAGTTTCAGAGGCATCGGTTGTGGGCGTTGCCGATGAACATTGGGGGGAAGTGGTGAAGGCGGTAGTTGTCCTCAGGAATGGGTCCGAGGCGACCGAATCGGAAATAAAGGAGTTCTGTGGACAACATCTTGCGGGGTACAAGAAACCGAAGAGCGTCGACTTCTGGAAGGAGCTGCCCAAGAGTCCTCAGGGGAAGGTTCTTAAGAAGGAGATACGTGCCCATTATGCAACACCCGTGAAGTGA